The following DNA comes from Chitinophaga nivalis.
CTTTTTCACTTCTCAGGCCGAATATGTTGCTGAACAGCGCGGCATATTCCTTAAAGCTGTCGGTGATTTCTGTTTTCGGGAAGCTGGCACGCAGCTTCTTTTTCCAGTCGCCTTTTACATCAAACTTACCATTACCGAAATGTTCGTTGATGTTGAGCTTATGTGGTGAAACGATGTATTGCCGTTTCATTTCGCCGGCATACCATCTCACCTGTGCGAGGGTGATCTGGTGCATGGTAGCGGCATTATAAAAGTAGGCCAGCAGTACGGAGTAAGGATTGTTTTCCTTGTGCCGCAGCTGGTCTGTTTTGGATTGCTGCGATTCTTCAGAGAATGTTTTACCGTAGTAGCCCCAGAAATAGGATTCTTCACCACGGTCGCGGCGTTGTTCTGTACCGGATGACTGGTTATAGAACCTTTTGCCGGAAGGTACCAGTAAGGTCAGCAGTGCATCGATAAGGGTGGTTTTTCCGCTACCGTTGGCGCCGGTCAGTAACGACGTGTTGCCATTGGTGTTAACGCGGTATATTTTGTTATGAAAGGTGCCCCAGTTGTATATTTCGAAATATTGTAAACGGAATCCACTTTCTTGGGAATCACTATTAAACAGAGTGGACATGCAGTTTTAATTTTGATTTAATTTCTTCCAGTTTATCGTTGTTCACCAGTGCCTTGATGATTCTTTTTACCTCATACTGATGCAGCTCTTTATTGGCTGCATCTTCCCGGGTTACTCTCAGTACGCCGATGTTTAAAAGACTGTTGATCGGTTTGTTGAGATCCTTGAGTAGTTTGGAGCGGTTGTGCCGGTCTTTGAAGAAGAGCGCCAATCGTTCCTTGATTTCTCTTTGGGTGAGGAAAAGCCGGGTACCATTGCCATTGATATCAAATTCGTCGAGGGCTTCGCGGAGTACGATGCACAGCAAGGTGGCCTCGTAGGTCAGCCGGGTTTTGCGCATCAGCCGGGGCAAAGGTTTGTCCATGGTTTCATCCGTATCGGGTTGTACGATGCGGGCAAATCCGTCAGCTTCACTAACTATCAGCTGTAAGCCTGTTTGTTGCAGGTACTTGCTCAGTTCCGTCTGCCATCCGAGGAGGTCTTTCCAGTAGGTTTTATCTTCTTCATAAACAGGCCCCTGCATGAGTTTAATGAACACGTGTGCAAAGGGCGATATATTTTTATCGGACATATTTTAGTTTTGAGAATTAGTAAAGAGCACCATGGGCATATTAATGGTACGGTTGCCCAATACTACCGGGTCTGCGGTTTCCAGAATGATGTGATGCGGCGATTGACTGGCAATAGCGAAATAAGTGATAAGTTCCGTCAGGCCTTTTTCGGTGCCGTAAATATCCACCAGTTCTTTCAGGCTGATTTGTTTTTTGTTTTCCAGCTGGGTGGCAATACGATCTTCCAGTAAAGCCCGGTCAATGTTAAAGTGATTGAATAATGCATCAAAGTCGCCGGCATCGGGATGTGTACCGCCCATGCCTTCAGGGAAGGATACTTCCACATTGGGTTTCTTTTCATCGGCCAGCTCCCAGCGATCGAGGAAGTCTATTTCCGGATCACTTTCTATATCAATGAAAAAAGATTCACCGGGTGGCTGCTCAAGTGCCTGAAAGGCCAGTTGCCGGATTTCATTGATCAGTTCTGTTGCTTTCCGGCGATCCGTGAGATTATTTTCACTGAGTACGCGGCTGAGTTTATCGCTGAGTTTTTTATTGGCGTCAATTACTTTTTTGCCGGAGGCGTGCAGGAATTGTTTGAGCTTTTTCAGGAACCGGTCGTTTTTGTATTCGATGTTCCGGTCTTCCAGCAGGGAGTACAGTTTTTCTATCAGCTCCCGCATTTCTTCCTGTTTGTTTTCATCCATGAGGAACTGCCAGAAAGAGTAAAAGCTTTTGCCCTGGTCTTTTTGCTGCAGCGCTTCGAAGGAATCCAGCGTATAGGCGAGCAAGGTACCTTTGGCAACATCCCGTTCACTTTGTTTGCGGTAAATTTCCTGGGTGATCTGTTCAAAGTTGTGTTCCACTTCTTTGAAATCGCTCAGCAGTTCGCGCGACATCCGGTTTACATCATAAAACCGTTCTTTGATCTGGGTATCATCAAATACCTGTACTTTACCAGTGATGGTAATGCTTTTGATCTCCTGCTCTATTTCAAATTTTTTTCTTTCCAGCTCCTGAATTCTTTGCTGTGGATCTTTATTGCTTTGATCGATCAGCTCTTTGAGTTTGGAGAAGATATCTTTAAAGCGGCTTTCGGTACCTACAAATTCCCGTTTCCGGAGGGTAGATACCCAGTGCATGGCTTTTTCCATGTCGCTGCTCAGTTCGTGGATATCGAGACCGTCGTCGTCGGGATATTTGCGCAGAAAGCCTTTATTGCTCCACTGGTCAATATATTGGCGGGCTTTTACGTCGTTATGTTCCAGCAGGTGGCCGGCGTCTATCTCATCATCCGCCGCCTGGTAGCCGGTTTGCCCGAGGTAATCAGACAAGCGGGTCACCAGTTCCACATTGGAAATGGTAGTATGGTTTTTTTCCTTGAATGTGTAATGAAAAAATGACAACATCATTGGCGCGCTACGGGCCCGGAGTATCTTAAGCGTTACTGAATGGGCGTATAGATTACATAATTGGTCATACGTCATGGCGTAAAAATAAGGAATTACGAATTACAAATGACGGAGAGATCTATGGGAAGATCTTTCCCAGTATGGCGGATGGTGCTGGTGTACAGTGGGGGCGCTACATAATATACAATCCGTTGGCCCTTGGTTTTACCGAAGCCGGGACTGGTTCGTCGCCGAGCAGCTCAATGACATTGATTTCTATGGTGCGGGCAATACTGTCCAGCGGAATGGCCAGGGGCTGGAATTCGAAAGGATTCATCAGGGTGGTACCGCTCAGGTGCGTCACATGAAATACAAACCCAAACATCCAGCCAAACGGGATGGCCCAGGCGCCTATGGATTCGGTCATCATCAGGGTGTTCATGATAACATAGAACCAGATAAACAGTTGTGTGAAATAAACGTAGCTGGGAGGGAATACTGTGTTGCTGATACGTTCGCTCATGCCCATGCTATCGCAATGTCTTACCAGCAGTTGATTCATTTCTATAAAACGGAATCCGTCTATGGCGCCGGCATCGCGCAGGAGCTGCAGATCGCGGGATTGCAGGCTGAGGATGGCATTGGCGTGATTGCTTTGCTTTTGTACGTAGTCAATTTCTTCTTTGGTGAGGTAGCGGGTGTAGTAATCGTCGGGGCGTTTGCGGAGGGAGGCTTTCAGGGCGTTGATAAAGGCGAGGTGGCGGTGAATCATGTGCCGGGCCATTGTTTTGGTACTGTCTTCCGCTTCCGCTGCCGTATAAAATAACAGGCTGCGTGCCCAGGAGCGGGAGTCGTTGACCAGGGCCCCCCATATTTTGCGGGCCTCCCACCAGCGGTCGTAAGCCTGGTTATTATTAAAGCCGATGAAAAAAGCGAGGGCGGTACCTAATACCGCAGATACGGCCAACGGCACCGAAATGTGGTTAACCAGCCAGTATTTGTCCAGGAAATATACAAGGGTACAACAAGCCAGTAGCATCAGGTCTACCTTCCAGGTGAAGGAGAATATCTGGCTGAGTGATAATCTGTGTTTCAGCAGCATAATTCTTTTTTAGTTGTAAGGGCACCTTATTTCAAGTTAAATAAAAAAATTGGGAATATTATCTTCCTAATAACCAATATTTTATATTTACAAAAACATATAGTCTATAGATTTAGTAGGGTAATTGAAATTTTCCCCTTATCTTTGTGGCGTAACAACGATATGGATTATCTAAACCTATAATAACGGCGACCATTTTATCAGCCATTTTAAAAAGCGTAATTATGTCACTGTCCACATCTACACTTCACAGATTCGCAGATTTTCTGACGTCCCCGATTCCGGAGAATTTCCCCAGTCCCCGTAGAAACCGGGAGCAGATTAACCCTATTCGCAGCGGTAGTTTTTTTCCTGATTTATTAATAGAAGCCACCCGGGTTATACGGGGTACTCACCTGCTGAAAGGCCTTAAACAGGGTGTTGAGCTGCATCGCCTGGCTTCGCAGCCATTGGTGGTGGTTTTTTATTCGTTGCACTGGAATGGTTATGCAGATCGTTTGTTACAATTACTGAAAGACAGTTATCCTGCCATTGAAGCGGCGGGAGCACATGTACTGGTATTGTCCAGTGAAGAACAGGAGGCATTTCTGGCCGTAAATCCGGATCCCTTACCATTTGATATTGTATGGGATGAGGAAAACCGGTTGGCGAAGAAGGCAGGTATCTATCTGGAATCAGACCCGGTGTGGGGACGTGTTTCTGGTATTGATGCGGATGTGCCTGTGCCGGCGGTTTACCTGGTGACACCTTCTCTTCAGATTACTTACGATTTCGCGGATATATTTTTCCAGCAGGAATTTCAACCCGAAGTACTGTTATCCCATATAGAAAAGAAACTGGCCATTAGTGCCTGATCATAGGTTGCCGGTAAAGCCGGCCGGCAGCTATATGATTGTTTTTTGCCTGCCATAAGGTACTATTGTTTGTTTTCCCCTGTATTTATCATCAGGTAACTGTGTTTTCCCGTATAATCGTCACCGTTACCTGGTGAGCAGGGTAGCTCCTGAAACAGTCAGCCTTGTTTACAGAAACGCGCATAACTGGTTGAAAAATACTCATAAATAGGTATTTTATGCCCACAGTGTTTACACTACCTTTGTTGCTCAGCATACTATTTACTGCGTCACACTAAAATATAAAAGTCATCCCCTGATTTAATCAGGCTTCGTATTAATACCCCCAAAAAAGGGTCTCTTTCTAAACGAATAGGGACCCTTCCCTATTTTTATATACATTTGTTTACGAAGGGCATTTTATTCAACCGGTATTCGTTCAAGTTTTCCTATACTTTTTATTTCAGTTCATGAGGGAACAAGCTGTATCTATTAATGACGCGACCTGTCTGGAGGATAAACTAAAAGCTTTACAGGCCATTGACCAGGAGTTACCGGCTGTTGTAATTGTAATGAACGTGGTGGAGAATTATGTGGCGTATATGTCCCCGCGTGGGCTGCGGGAACTTAATACCTCTCTGGAAGCATTACAGGCCATGGGCGCCGCTTATTTTGAACATTATTTTAATCCGCAGGATGTAGAAGATTATCTGCCGAAAGTGGTGGCTTTACTGGAAGCCCCGGCAACTGCCAACCTGGGGGTTACTTTTTTTCAACAGGTAAGGATCGGGCCCGAAAAGGATTGGGTCTGGCACCTGGGGGCTACCCGGGTTTTTATGCGGGATGAGCGGGGAGCACCTACCCACGTGATCAGTTGTGCGATTCCGATTGACCCGTTACATCATGTTACCAGCAAGGTAAACCGGCTGTTACAGGAGAATACTTTCCTGCGCCGCCACCAGCATGTTTTTGCAGCGCTTACCAAAAGGGAGAAAGAGATCTTGCGCCTCATGGCGCTGGGAATGAGCGCAGCAGAAATAGCGGCGGAAGTGCATATCTCCGAGAAAACAGCCGTTACTCACAGGCGTAACATCAAAGCGAAAATCGGGGCGCAGTCGGGATATGATCTCACCAGTTTTGCGCAGGCTTTTGACCTGATATAAAGACCGGCATTGGTTTTTCGGCATGTAAGGGGAAATGCGTATTTTCATAGTGATACCATTTTTGTTGGTTTGCCATCCTGGCAAGCCTGTTAACCTTAATAACCATGTCTTTATGTCTTTCAAAGCCATTCTCCGCATAGACGGAGACGAGATGAATATCCTGGAATGCCGGTTCTCTTTTACCCAGCACACCGATCACAATGGAAGACCTGCCGCCCGGCCCAAAGGGGGCACCATTAGTTTGTTGCTGGAGTCGGCCGGCGAAACCGGATTATTCGACTGGATGATTTCGAATACCCGCATGAAGAGCGGCAGTATTACTTTTTTTCGCAGGGATGCTATGTCCAGACTGAAATCATTGCAGTTCAGGGACGCTTATTGTGTGGGTTATACCGAACAGTTTTACGCTTCCGGCGAACAACCGTTACAGATACAGCTGACCTTGTCGGCCCGGGAAATAAGCCTGAATAATACTGTTTATCAGAATCCCTGGCCGCAATCAGTTTAATTAATATTATCTTTAATATTAAAACGGAAAACTGTCATCGGTTATTTATAACTGAAAAGGGATGGACTTGTTGTCCATCCCTCCAGGGGCTGTAACCTGCAAAGGAAAAGTTTTGGG
Coding sequences within:
- a CDS encoding DUF4194 domain-containing protein, coding for MSDKNISPFAHVFIKLMQGPVYEEDKTYWKDLLGWQTELSKYLQQTGLQLIVSEADGFARIVQPDTDETMDKPLPRLMRKTRLTYEATLLCIVLREALDEFDINGNGTRLFLTQREIKERLALFFKDRHNRSKLLKDLNKPINSLLNIGVLRVTREDAANKELHQYEVKRIIKALVNNDKLEEIKSKLKLHVHSV
- a CDS encoding DUF3375 domain-containing protein; this encodes MTYDQLCNLYAHSVTLKILRARSAPMMLSFFHYTFKEKNHTTISNVELVTRLSDYLGQTGYQAADDEIDAGHLLEHNDVKARQYIDQWSNKGFLRKYPDDDGLDIHELSSDMEKAMHWVSTLRKREFVGTESRFKDIFSKLKELIDQSNKDPQQRIQELERKKFEIEQEIKSITITGKVQVFDDTQIKERFYDVNRMSRELLSDFKEVEHNFEQITQEIYRKQSERDVAKGTLLAYTLDSFEALQQKDQGKSFYSFWQFLMDENKQEEMRELIEKLYSLLEDRNIEYKNDRFLKKLKQFLHASGKKVIDANKKLSDKLSRVLSENNLTDRRKATELINEIRQLAFQALEQPPGESFFIDIESDPEIDFLDRWELADEKKPNVEVSFPEGMGGTHPDAGDFDALFNHFNIDRALLEDRIATQLENKKQISLKELVDIYGTEKGLTELITYFAIASQSPHHIILETADPVVLGNRTINMPMVLFTNSQN
- a CDS encoding bestrophin family protein, producing MLLKHRLSLSQIFSFTWKVDLMLLACCTLVYFLDKYWLVNHISVPLAVSAVLGTALAFFIGFNNNQAYDRWWEARKIWGALVNDSRSWARSLLFYTAAEAEDSTKTMARHMIHRHLAFINALKASLRKRPDDYYTRYLTKEEIDYVQKQSNHANAILSLQSRDLQLLRDAGAIDGFRFIEMNQLLVRHCDSMGMSERISNTVFPPSYVYFTQLFIWFYVIMNTLMMTESIGAWAIPFGWMFGFVFHVTHLSGTTLMNPFEFQPLAIPLDSIARTIEINVIELLGDEPVPASVKPRANGLYIM
- a CDS encoding peroxiredoxin family protein; protein product: MSLSTSTLHRFADFLTSPIPENFPSPRRNREQINPIRSGSFFPDLLIEATRVIRGTHLLKGLKQGVELHRLASQPLVVVFYSLHWNGYADRLLQLLKDSYPAIEAAGAHVLVLSSEEQEAFLAVNPDPLPFDIVWDEENRLAKKAGIYLESDPVWGRVSGIDADVPVPAVYLVTPSLQITYDFADIFFQQEFQPEVLLSHIEKKLAISA
- a CDS encoding helix-turn-helix transcriptional regulator, which gives rise to MREQAVSINDATCLEDKLKALQAIDQELPAVVIVMNVVENYVAYMSPRGLRELNTSLEALQAMGAAYFEHYFNPQDVEDYLPKVVALLEAPATANLGVTFFQQVRIGPEKDWVWHLGATRVFMRDERGAPTHVISCAIPIDPLHHVTSKVNRLLQENTFLRRHQHVFAALTKREKEILRLMALGMSAAEIAAEVHISEKTAVTHRRNIKAKIGAQSGYDLTSFAQAFDLI
- the tssD gene encoding type VI secretion system tube protein TssD, coding for MSFKAILRIDGDEMNILECRFSFTQHTDHNGRPAARPKGGTISLLLESAGETGLFDWMISNTRMKSGSITFFRRDAMSRLKSLQFRDAYCVGYTEQFYASGEQPLQIQLTLSAREISLNNTVYQNPWPQSV